The Antechinus flavipes isolate AdamAnt ecotype Samford, QLD, Australia chromosome 5, AdamAnt_v2, whole genome shotgun sequence DNA segment GAGAAGAAGCGTTCTTATAAGGATCTtttaagagaagaagaagagattgcCGCTCAGGTCAGGAAGTCCTCCAAGAAGAGGCTGAAGGTAAGGCACTGGTCATCCAGCATGGGGCAGTTGAGTCCTCTCTCTCACGAGTAGCAGAGAGAGCTTCTCTcctggggtttttgtttttcttttttggtgttgTGTTTATCTGTTTCTAAAGGTGTGAATTGACAGGGAACAAAGCATGGTTTCTGAAGGGTTCTTTGCTTGCCTCCTCAAACAGCCGTCAATTTCTATTCCTCTCCCTTGGTTCTAGGAGAGAGATCTCTTCTCCCTGGGCACGGACACGCacaagaggaggaggaagcatTCCTCCGGCGAGTCCTGCTATGGAGGTGAGGACAGGAGCGGGACCGCAGGAGTCGGGGCGAGGGAAAGGGCTCCAGATGTTGCTGACTCAGTGGCCTATTTAACAGGACAGTGGTTCTTGTTCTGATTGCCGATAAACCAGTGTGAAGGAGGAGAGAGGTGGAGGGCTGGGATTGTGGAGGATTCAGCATAGAAGAACAGTCTTCATTTGTGATACACCAGGTACCAGGTTCCCTGTCCCTCCCCACCATCCACTTGTCTTCTGCCCATTCCTCTCTAGCACCCCCTTTGCCACATGTGGTTCTCATGCCCTCTGGCCTGCACCTGTGGGTCACTTCTCCCTCTTCTGGAGCATAACTGCATAGCCACTCCTGACTAAGACCAGTTTTTCTTGGCCATGTAATAAGCACAGCTGAAGAGACTAACCCTTTTCCCCAGTGGGTTTGGCCTGGACACAAAGCCAGACGATACTCTGAATTCTAAATTATAACCTACCTTAATCCCACAGCTCTGTTCCATCCTCTGGGGTGTGCTCTGTTTGGTTGCCTGCGAAGACTCCTGAGTGGCCCGCTGCCTCCCAGGTCCTGAGGCAAGCGGCCACGCCGAGCCAGGACGTGCACGGGCATTCACTTCTGAGTGCTGCAAACCACGTAGAGGGtcacccctctccccttcctgttggcctctttcttcctcctgctGGTGGGGTGTCTGGTGAGAAGGGGAAGCACTTTAGACGGTGCCTCCTATCATTCTGAAACTGTCTTCCTTTTGATGATTTTCAGATCTTTCACCTTTGGAGTCgtcacagaagaaaaagaagaaggtggTACCGAGTTCCCCCGCCTCCGATACAGCCATGGACCTGCTGAAGGCTATCACATCCCCCCTTGCAACAGGTTCCAAGCCCCCCAGAAAAACTGGGGAGAAATCCTCGTTCTCTTCCTTTAGCTCCTCAAGCTATTCAGAAAGCAAAAAGGAGCAGCACCCCAGAAAAAAGGGGAGCAGCGGCAGTGGTGGGGAGCTCTCCCTTGAGGACGGTGGCTTCCATAAGGCCAAAAAAATGAAGCCGCTTTATGTGAATACGGAGACCTTGACCTTGCGAGAGCCAGATGGCTTAAAAATGAAACTTATTCTCTCACCCaaagagaaggaaggcaggaCAGGTGACGAGGAGCCTTTTCAGAATCCCCCTCCACAAGGGACAATGAAAAAGTCCTCCAAGAAATCAGCTCGAGATGAGCAGGGCACTTTCCTCCTTGGGCACGAACTGCAGAGTTTCCTAAAAACGGCCAGGAAGAAGCACAAGCCGGCCCCGGACCAGCACCCCTCTCCTGGCCCCGAAGGCTTCTCCTCCGACGCCTCCATCTTTTCGGAAGCCCACGGCACTGACTATGAGCTCTCCAGCCTCGAACCTGCTCTGGAGTCGGGTTCATCCTCGGGGGCTGAGCTAGAGGCAGGTGAACTGGTGATTGATGACTCTTACCGGGAgatcaagaagaagaagaaaagcaagaagagcAAGAAGAAGAAGGACAAGGAGAGGCACAAGGAGAAGCGGCACTCCAAGTCCAAGAAGAGCCCTGGGCCCTCTGCTGGGACCGTGGCTGTAGGGGAAGCCACGGGGGCAAGCCCTGGGCCCCTGCCCCCAGCGAGCACACCTTTCCCGGCAGCCACGCCTCCACTCCCACCACCAGTCTTCCATCCTGATGGGCAGAgcgagaagaagaagaggaaagaagagaaggagagggagaagtcagagaaaacagaaaaggtaaagaattggtcagctggggggggggggggggggggggaagaacaCCTGAGGTAATCGGGGCCAGAATTCCCTTAATTACTTTCCCGTGTTCTTTCACCACATCCCCACTTGGCCAGTGCCAAGGAGGGTTTCCAGTCTCCGTAGTGTGAATATGAGGAGAACAGTGTCCAAATAGGGATGCCTTTTAGAGGCCAAATGGAAATGGCCAGAATTGCGAGCGTAATAACCAATCACATGAATGAAACTCATTCTGGTCTTTCCTGAGGATTCCAAACTAGGTGGGTTTGGggattttcttgttttctctttacaTTCACTGCTTGAAATGCAAAATCATGGGGCTTTGATCTTC contains these protein-coding regions:
- the HMGXB4 gene encoding HMG domain-containing protein 4 isoform X1, whose translation is MAYDDSRKKEDCFDGDQSLEDIGLAPGRSQREKKRSYKDLLREEEEIAAQVRKSSKKRLKERDLFSLGTDTHKRRRKHSSGESCYGDLSPLESSQKKKKKVVPSSPASDTAMDLLKAITSPLATGSKPPRKTGEKSSFSSFSSSSYSESKKEQHPRKKGSSGSGGELSLEDGGFHKAKKMKPLYVNTETLTLREPDGLKMKLILSPKEKEGRTGDEEPFQNPPPQGTMKKSSKKSARDEQGTFLLGHELQSFLKTARKKHKPAPDQHPSPGPEGFSSDASIFSEAHGTDYELSSLEPALESGSSSGAELEAGELVIDDSYREIKKKKKSKKSKKKKDKERHKEKRHSKSKKSPGPSAGTVAVGEATGASPGPLPPASTPFPAATPPLPPPVFHPDGQSEKKKRKEEKEREKSEKTEKPKKKNMSAYQVFCKEYRVTIVAEHPGIDFGELSKKLAEVWKQLPEKDKLVWKQKAQYLQHKQNKAEATTVKRKAATGSEGAMRIKASPTGVMSPHKKSPSSTVVLSSSPAKVPETDPIDVAAHLQLLGESLSLIGHRLQETEGMVAVSGSLSVLLDSIICALGPLACLTTQLPELNGCPKQVLSNTLDNIAYIMPGL
- the HMGXB4 gene encoding HMG domain-containing protein 4 isoform X2, whose protein sequence is MDLLKAITSPLATGSKPPRKTGEKSSFSSFSSSSYSESKKEQHPRKKGSSGSGGELSLEDGGFHKAKKMKPLYVNTETLTLREPDGLKMKLILSPKEKEGRTGDEEPFQNPPPQGTMKKSSKKSARDEQGTFLLGHELQSFLKTARKKHKPAPDQHPSPGPEGFSSDASIFSEAHGTDYELSSLEPALESGSSSGAELEAGELVIDDSYREIKKKKKSKKSKKKKDKERHKEKRHSKSKKSPGPSAGTVAVGEATGASPGPLPPASTPFPAATPPLPPPVFHPDGQSEKKKRKEEKEREKSEKTEKPKKKNMSAYQVFCKEYRVTIVAEHPGIDFGELSKKLAEVWKQLPEKDKLVWKQKAQYLQHKQNKAEATTVKRKAATGSEGAMRIKASPTGVMSPHKKSPSSTVVLSSSPAKVPETDPIDVAAHLQLLGESLSLIGHRLQETEGMVAVSGSLSVLLDSIICALGPLACLTTQLPELNGCPKQVLSNTLDNIAYIMPGL